A stretch of DNA from Triticum dicoccoides isolate Atlit2015 ecotype Zavitan chromosome 2A, WEW_v2.0, whole genome shotgun sequence:
caagttccgctattggttattgaccggagacgtgtctcggtcatgcctacatagttctcgaacccgtaaggtccgcacgcttaacgttcaatgacgatcgatattatgagttgatgtgttttgatgtaccgaaggtagttcgaagtctcggatatgatcacggacatgacgaggagtctcgaaatggttgagacataaatattgatgtattggaagcctatgtttggacatcagaatggttccgggtgaattcGGGCATATATCGAAGtactgggaggttatcggaaccccctgggaagtatatgggccttattgggccatagtgggagagaggagaagggagcctaggagggggcgccccaaccccccaagcccaatcctaattgggtgggggggctttccttccccctctctcccccttccttcctctcctaatccaactagggaaaggggggaatcctactcccggtggagtaggactccccttgggcgcgccatagaggggccggccctccccctcctccactcctttatatacgggggagggggcaccccatagacacacaaattgatctcttagccgtgtgcggtgcccccctccacagatttccacctcggttatattgttgtagtgcttaggcgaagccctgtgtcggtaagttcatcatcatcgtcatcacgccgtcgtgttgacgaagctctcccccaacactcagctggatctagagtttgtgggacgtcaccgagctaaatgtgtgcagatcgcggaggtgccgtaccttctgctaggatcggtcggaccgtgaagatgtacgactatatcaatcgtgttgtcataacgctttctcttacggtctacgagggtacgtggacaacactctttccctctcgttgctatgcatcacctagatggatcttgtgtgtgcgtaggaatttttttgaaattactgcgtcccccaacaatatggatatggcatattacttgatcacttagctaggatccgtatccagttgaaactaatctgcggtttctttcataaatgatataataactcatcatcatcatcatcatcatcatcatcatcatcatcatcatattaatataaaaactcttgtatCATATCATCACGAACAACACTagctagctaataatcatcatagtcgtcaTTACCAATATAAGTGatcaagcaaagatatcatcgagttgaacatggtcATGAGATTATAAGCGTTCAcaagaccacaaaagcaaatcactttgagattaagttcaggacgaagaacacggacatgagaggacaagtactaagagtatgaactagctaatcactcctgctgctctctcaggtaaaatagcatagaacatgtgtagatctcctcattcatcatattggagcatgcagatgaacatgtctcctaatcgtgggctgcgcttctcattgctgccccctagtacttctctgcgatccttcacaattttgcttcagtctttcactattaagcattcctcggtttTAGAATActcaatgcactcatgtgcaatgtaggatgtcttggccgtaagctaaccattggcaTGCATGCGACCTTTAGtaccgatccactgaggcacaactatcatcgggagtccctattgaagaacatcgtatagtagcatacttagcaatgaagtttagcttgaaaaataatatatgcaaaagatgcaccgagaacaaatagtaaaaatcttaccatcgtaTATACGTGACACAAGTGAAACGTCGCAAAATAGAGCAAATTTTGTAGTGCTCCCATGTCCATCCTGTCCAGGTCGTCGCCATGGACGACTAGGAGCTCTCTACCTTGGTCGtgaagaggagccccacgccgccGCCTTGCTCTGCCTTGGATCCGGGCCCTCTCCAGCAGCCACCATCGGATCTAGTCTGCCGCTACCCGTACGCGCCTCCAGCTACCTCTGACGTCGCTCGATGGAACCATTGCCGCCATTGACAACACACACAGGACCGATaattttttgtttttgaaattaaTAGTAGTAACGTGGGGTATAAGACACTCGCTACagataattagtagtagcgcggggtggcATCCGCGTTACTACTACCCAGTTAGTTGTAGTGCCCaagtagtagcgcgggcacccgcgctacaacTAGGCTTTCCTCTAGTGGTGGCTCGGATGGATGGTGGCGCTTCTTCTTCGAGTCAGTTTTCTGGGCTCCGAACCTCCTCAAGTTCGTTCATCAGGACGGATTAGACAGGGCTCCAGCTTAGATTCCTACTAGCTCCTTGGAGCGGCGAGGTTAAGTTTTCTCGTACGTACGAAACGGCGAGATCTTATGTCAAATTATTCATATCGACTCAAGGATTCATTGGCGACAAAAACGGCCCCCGAACGTTgatccttaggggcacgtgcatgaagactttccATCTGTCATGGAGAAGGTCAAACCGGCTCCGATATGGGAGCGGCAATAGCAGCGCGTCGACGGCTCGTTTTGGCAGTGGCAATGGTTGTTCGGTTGTCCATGGACCTCGATgttatttttattatgtttgaggtgctttGTACTTTCGGTGAATTTTTATAATAGATCtaatatttttgcaaaaaaaaaccatCATGAAACACACCATGAGAAACAAGGCCTTCAGTCAAACAACCTTTAACATAGCAACTCCAAGACATCACGAACCCGCACACCTAGTATGTAGTGTTTGTCACGAAAAAACACAAACTGCCAGGAATAGTATTAAATCTAGCAGGGTAGAACTAAAAATGAATCAAACTATGCAAGAGTACATTATGTATTATATTAAGGAGAAGAAAAGGAGTTAAGtatttacgcgaagatgaataaaaAAGAAACAAACACAAAACCCAAGATTACAACAGGGAAGATGAGAAATAGCATGTTGGAGACAACCCTAGACTACCCTTGGCAAGATCTCACGAAGGCAGGCTGAAGTACCTTGAACTTGCATAGACCACTATAGTCGGCGTGTTGCGGATTGTTTTGACACGTCGTTGTCTCCATCTGCTAGCAATGCACCACCTCCACCTTAGCCTACCTATGACTTCCCTTCTTGCCCGCGTCCGACTATTGACTGCTACAGATGTTATGGCATTGCTCTTCTCGAGCCAACTTCTTATCGGGACAATGTTGTTTATCCTGAATGGTAGCATGCGATGGCATAGGAGATTAATGCCCTTGATCGCACTAGCACATGGAATCTTGTTTCCCTACCTCTTGTGTCCGTCCCATCATTTGTGAGGTAGTCTACAAGGTTAATGCTCGTTTTGGTGGCTTGGAGctcgtggcttttagtaggagcaTGTCGTGACTACAATGAGACATTTTCGCGTGTGGTCAACATGACCACTATTCACACACTTCTTGTTGTGTCTTCTGTTCGCCACTACCATATCTCTCACCTTGGTGTCAAGAATGTCTTTCTTAATAGTGAGTTATGTGAGGAGGTATGCACCACCTGGGTATtatgttcctgatggcatggtctATCTTCTTCCTCGCTGTCTATATGTCATTAAGCAAGCCCCTTGTGTCTGGTTTGAGTGTTTTGCTTCCATGGTCATTGTTGCTGGTTTTTCATAGAGTGGTCATTATCCTGCTCTCTTTGTCCACCTTTCATCCCGTGGTTGAACTCTTCTTCTTCTGTATGTCAATGAGATGATTTgagtatattgcctttgtgaaGGCTTGTCTTAGTTAGTTCCATATGCCTGACATTGGTCCTCTttgctactttcttggagttgaggtttcTATTACCTCAGATGGATTCTTATTTCACAAGAGAAGTATACCAGGATCTTCTTACTAGTGACGCTCAATGTCCACCTCCGTGCTTCTGTTGGTGAGCCTCTTTCTAATCCGACGCACTAAtgtcatcttgttgggagtcttgtctattTAGCTGCCACTCGCCCAGATATCTTCTACCTTGTCCACATTTTGAGTCAAATTTTCTCTGCTCCCACTTTACTTCACTATGGTCACCTCTCACATTCTGATATCTTTCTGGGACTTCCTCCGGCCATCTTTTGTTTCCACGCTCCAGTTAGCTATAAATTCATGCCTATTAGGATGCTAGTTTGGATTTGGATTGTGACCATTTGGATAACCACTCGGTGCCTTACTTGTTGTGTTTTACTTGGTGGTTCTCTAATTACCTAGAAAACAAAGAAACATATTGCAGTTTCCCATTCAATGCAAAGGCCGAGTTGCATGCTATGGCTATTTTGACATCAAAGATGACCTGGCTATGTGGTTTTTCGGGATTTGTATCACTATACCTACTCCTCTCTTGTCAGACAGTACATTTGCTACAACTATTGTGTGCGACTCTATGAAGCATGAGCTCATCAAGCATATTGACGTCGATGCTTCCTTTGTGTGCTCCAGTGTGCACAATCAGGTTGTTGCTCTTCAACATGTGCCTTTGTAGTTATAGTTGGCGGGTTTTTTCGCAAAAATCCAGGGTAAAGCATATCATGACTTCTATCTCTCCAAAATCATTGTTGATCCACCATGAATCTAAGGTTTGGTTTTAGAACGGTATTCTTATGTATAGCCTTTAAGTTTTTCCTCGGTGTATAAGTGCTTTTATGTATATTTCCGTTACATGTACGTGCATATATGTTGGCCTGTGGCTCCATGCGAATACAAGTTGCCATTTCCTAACActttcgtagttccttttcttTATGTGCATGTAATCTCGGATTTGCTGTATTGTGTGAGCAATTTGTTGTACCCTTGGTCGATtttggctttattaatttaaagcatggCTCGTTTAGACCCTTGCATCTAAGAAAACATGCATGTGGTAACTTGCAAGTATAACTGATGCTCTTCCTGAGCCAGTGGTGGAACATGGTAATTAGGAACATTGATTCTGTCTCATAACcagcatttgaaaaaaaatgttaaatgtggaaTAGATAAAAAAATAACAAACCAGGACATCATCTCATTTTGATAGATATCAAAGCAACAAACCAGTTCCTTCCATACAATTCTCAAATTCTACTGACCAGTCTAAGGTAGCACTTGCATGCGCACATACAAGTTTATTGATAGATAATACCCTGCCATGAAAAACTAACCATTTCACGAttaaaacagagagatagatctcaAACCACCTGATTAGGCTGCCCGTATGAACGAACCATTCCGGGGCTGACTTACTAAAAGGTCGTAGGTTATCGAGAAGTAACAGTTCGACAACTGAACGGACAAGGATATGTTGCCTTTAGGCTTTAGCCAAAGGCTGGCCTAGCCGACGGTTGGCTGGGCGAGAGAAAACAACCTGCATACAGCataaatgtatatatatatatgtcagccAGTCAGGCATCATCACAATCAATGCATGGGGTGCTAGCTCCTTTTCACAAAAAGGTACAGGTTCAGACATAAATTTGGTCAAAATTTCAAAGTAGTGGTTACTATGTTTTGATATATGAAAATCACATGTGAAGGTCTTTCCCAAGAAAATACTTTCATCATTTGACAATTTCATTAAGTTTGATGATTTATTGCTGTGAAAACTAATGGTCGCAATATTTGGGAGACCGTGCTGATTTCCAAAATGTCATCTTTTTAAGAGTACCAGAAGGAGTATATGACTTTAATTTGTCTGGAAATTAATAACATAGGTAAATACCATATACATTATATCACGAGTACATACGTACCTGGTAAACTCCAAGTGTCCGTGACTTCATACAAGCTGCAGAGAATATGAGGTAGTACTCCCATATGCAGATGAACTTCTCATCAAAGCCCAGGGCCAACATTTTACtgcaagaaaaagaaagaaaataagatTTTTAATACTAACTGAGCAACCAACTGTAACTATATATGTACATGTGTATATATCGTCACAGCAAATTTACTTGCTCAATGAACATATAATATATGTGCTAGTCTTGTTTTCACCAAGTTTTTTCCTAATCAACTGGACAACACTATTCTTCTATAGACAGTTGATACTTACTCTTTGTTGGCAGTGAAGTTGTCCATCCAGCACATCAGAGTTGGGTAGTAATTGGGCCCAATATTCTCGACATGCTCTATGCTACACCCAGTGCGCAACAAGATCAGGGAGGGCTTAATCGATGGAGATTCATGCATAACTATTAAGTAACCAATCAAGCATCAATCGGTTGATGTGTAACGTACCTGAACCTTGATGACGTGCTCATGGCAGACACTACACGGGCCAAAGAAGGAAGGCAACCACCAGGAAATATATATTCTGTTAAGAAGTCTGGCCTTTTTCTGTATTGCTCGTACCGTTCCTCTGGAGCTGAGATGAACTAAACGCACATGTATGTATTTGCAGATAATGGTTAGTTCATGATAGTGTAAGCCTAAGGTCTTGCTTGGATAGAAGGAGTACGTTTCATTGGGTTTTCTGCCAATACGAAAGAATAAAGCATAATCCTCATTCTTGTGCACCGAAATAAGGCATATATACTACTTCATTGTTCGTGGTGATAGTGGAATCCAGCCGTAAGGTTGGATGGAAAGACACTTAGTTGTTGAAAATGATATTTGACGTGCACTAACCTGCAGGGCCATTATGCCATCTTCAGCCAAGTAAGACTCGCAGCAGGCAAAAAATTCGTCCATGCATTCATGGCCAACATGTTCAATCATACAGCTGATTCACAGAAGAGGAATACGTATTATAACAATGCGTATATGTATTGTCGAAGTCACTGCGCACGTCCGTAATATATACTTACATGCTTATGATTGCGTCATACTTGTAAGGTGGTATGTGACGGTAGTCACACAGCAGAAAAGTTATGTGGTCCTAAAAATTAATAACAATAGACAGTAGAATTGTTAGCTAGGATTTCACCCTGCCGAAGTAAGCTGGGGACAATACCAGATTAATTCTCTGTGCATGTCTATATTTATCTATTCTATTCTATATTTAAAGTGCATGACAGGCTAGCCAGAAAATATAGGTTGCTAGAAAATCTCACAAATATCAGAAGATATGCCCATTTTTTATGTGGTACGGCAGCATAATTTCGCAAGTTTTACGGCTCAGATGTAAAGTTACTATCATTTTTAAAGGGACATGTAAAGTTACTAGATCAATCACCGACAGTCAAAGCTGTTAAAGGCCCAACGTGACACGGCGCCTAGGAAGTTCATGAGAAGGTGTGTTTTCCGTAGCAATGAAAAAGCTTCGAAAATGGTAACGTGTTTGGATCTTTACTACTGCATGCCTATTTTCATTGTTTTTAATGTGCACGTCTATTATTTCCATGTGCCATTCTTGAATGATATTTCTCTTTGCGAAAGATATTTAGAACCAAAAATATATTAAACTGACTCTGTCCAATCCAAATGCTTAAAGAAATCTTGATTAATCAAACTATATTTGTATACTTTGGTTCCAAATTGAAAACTTTTCTTGCCAAATTCTACAAACCTGTTGAATACTAACACATAGCGGTAAAGCCGTAACTTAGAGCTGAGGTGAGAAAATAAGTCAAAGCCAAACTATGATGCTGGCGGGCATGCGGGGGAATACCGTTTCATTCCGAGTGAGCTGGTTGGACCCTGGGTCATATGCGCCAGCTGCTCACACAATCTGTCCCATTCCACTCTTCCAAACCTGAATCATGTCAGATGGTGACCGAGGCAGAGGCGGGGGAGTAGGGAGGTGGTGAATCTGGAGCTCGTGATTTGTGGTCCTACAGGGAGGTGTTGTTGACTCCTTCGCAGCGGAAGGGGCGTCGATACTTGTTGCAAGCGGATGGCGGGGAGAGGTCAAGTAAGATATGGAGGGGGTTTGGGCAATGAATGGCATGTTGTGAAGATGTGGTGGTCATCAGGTCATGACAAGAGTGGAGGCTGTGATGACTGTGCCGTTAGCGGTGGATGGATCGGGGTGGACCGCAAAGGGCGGGGGATTCCCCGAATCACAATCGCTTGGTGGCACGCATGGAGATACAGTGGACGCCGAAGCCGGTGCTTCAAGGGCATTCTTCCTCGACTACAGCCTCCACCAAGCAAGACAGGGCTACTTCTAAGGCAAATGTGCCTGTATAACCACATACAGGAATGAAAGTTTCGATCTGGGACAACAGGCCAAACCCTCGCAGCGCGTGGACCCTCAGTTTGATTCCAGTGTTTAGAGGTAACCTTACTCCCACATTGTTGTATTGTGGTTTCTCCATGCGGTATTAACGGAATCGGTCATGGAAACTTGTTGCTAAAGGAGAGGATTTTGTCCCCTGCAAAAAATGGGGAGGATTTGTGCTACAGTTCCTTCTCCTGAGATGATTGAAATGTTGGTTGATTTCGAGGATTTCGAACTAAAAGGCTGTGATGTGTATGTAACAGTGAGGGTTTTGACTGAGTTTAGACCTAAGGGGAGATTGCACAGGCGCGTGCGGGCAGATGGAGCCCAGAAGAGATTGTATAAGAACTATGTGGTTTGGGTGGTTTCGCCAATGGAAATCCACACTGATAAACTATTAAACTGCACATGTATTTCCTAAAGAAGGGAGTAATATAGAAAATTTTCATCACAGTACACTTTCTCAGTTAACACAGGCATATGGTGAATTAGCAATTATTGATAAACAATTAAACTGCATGTGTATTGCATAAAGCCGTAAACGAGGGACTAACATATAACTAACCTCTAAGCCAGCTTCTCTTGCTTTTCCCTGGGCGTATTTAAGCTGCTCCTCCGACAAAGTAACTCCAGTGTATTTGCAGCCAGTTTGCTTTACCACTTGTATTGCTAAACTTCCCCAGCCGAAACCGATATCAAGAACATGATGCCCCCTCTCGACTTTAGCCTTTGGTTAAATGTGTATTTTGCAAGGTTGAAGTACCATCAGATCATGTTCACAGCATTGTCTAACTAGTAATCAGTCAAATGATACAGTCTCTGGAGACATGGTAGTATTACCTTGCTGATTAGAAGGCTAAGTTTACGTTCCTGGGCTGCTTCTAAGCTTTCGTTCTCCATCTAGCAATTTAATTTTAGTCCATAATTAACAAAACTACTCTACAAAAATTACAAGCTGCAGAACAAAATAACAAGATTTACAAACCTTAAAAATTGCACAAGAGTAAGTCATCGATTTATCCATAAAAAGCGAGAAAAATTCGTTACTCTGCACACATATATGAGAAGACAGAACTATTAGTATTATTTGGCATGTAGACATATGACAAGTACCGAATGATAATCTATCATTTTGATAAGGTTTGGAACACAAAAAATCTCAATTTCTATAAGATCTGCAATAATTATATATTACAAATTGACGGAAGCAGAGATGGAATATAATAACAAAAGAAGAGACATGAGTACTGACAAGATCATAGTGCTGAGAGACGTTTCGACGACTTCGTGTCACAGTGTTCTTCCTTGAGAATTTGCCCAAAAAGTACTTAGCATGTGCCAACCGACCTAGTACATGCAACGGTGTCCATCGACCCCTGCAAACCGAacaatttttatatacatgattagTCACAATCACAGGGATTCATAGATACTACTTCATTTTTATGAAACAATTCACAGGAATCTAGTGGAGAATTGAAGGTTTCAGAACCCTTTTCTGGCAATGCGGCGGTTCCTACGGTCATCTCTGTTAGCAATGAGAATCTGCAACGGAGTGGATCATTGATTTGATCTgtaatgaagaaagaaatagctctACCAATAAGCTCATGGACTATGATATAGTTTTACCAGGATAAGATTCAGAAGGCCTTCTCTCTTGTCGAGAAAAGAGAAACAGCCGTTAATATAGGCTTCTGCCAAGCCAAGGTTTCCTTCTGTTGCAATCTGAAAGCCGTGAGAGAGCCAGGATAAACACATGTAGTTCAAATGAGAAGGTTGGATAAAGAAATTGCAGTGGAGTATATAAGAAATAAAGAATCATGCATGGACACATCACCAATCAGAAAAAAAAAATGCATGTGTGGGAAGAAAAAGAGAAGAGAAGATAACCTTCCAATAGAACAAGGGGTCATGAACTCGCATGACAGATTTTACACGGCATTTGTCGCAAGCTTTACCAAAGCTGAACACACTACCTCCTTCTTCAATCAATCTGCACGAAAACTTTGAAGGTGAAAAATAATCATAATTAGACGTTGTGTAGTATATTGACTCACAAAAGGACTCACATCAAGTTGCCGATGGATATGTATAGGTTAAAAAATCTTGCAACTGCAAGGCGCACCCCAGCCTCAGTCCATGATGGAATCATCTGCTTCGGGTTCAACAGAAGCTCACATTTCTTTCCAAGCAAACCTTGAGCTGCTGCTTTCCCAGCCTACATCGATTCAATATGTCCAATAAAAATAGACCTCATGTATCTATTTCATGA
This window harbors:
- the LOC119357011 gene encoding uncharacterized protein LOC119357011 isoform X1; this encodes MRVAVVGGGVSGLAAAHELLAASGGDGVRVTLYEEEDRLGGRASTVAVDDGAGRVHLDLGFLIFNQATYSHMMEWLEGLGVEMERSDMSFSVSTQSDGGSRGCEWGNGNGISSLLAQKTNILKPSFWRMVREILKFKNDALTYLEYHEHNTDVDCNETLGQFIQSHGYSLFFQEAYLIPVCAGLWPSSSQGVLSLSAFFVLSFFRNHDLLQLFRYPQLPTVKALLQSVVDKVKGELESMGCRIKTSCRVKSVSSFDGAGHRVLENDGSEETYDSVILGVHAPNALKVLGAEATHYELKILGACQYVHRDIYLHCDQNLMPRNSSAWSAWNFLGTTSRGFSVTYWLNHIQKIESARPFLVTLDAPCVPDHVLLKWSTSLPVPSVALAKAYLQLDKIQGKRGIWFCGAYQGHGFHEDGLKAGKAAAQGLLGKKCELLLNPKQMIPSWTEAGVRLAVARFFNLYISIGNLILIEEGGSVFSFGKACDKCRVKSVMRVHDPLFYWKIATEGNLGLAEAYINGCFSFLDKREGLLNLILILIANRDDRRNRRIARKGGRWTPLHVLGRLAHAKYFLGKFSRKNTVTRSRRNVSQHYDLSNEFFSLFMDKSMTYSCAIFKMENESLEAAQERKLSLLISKAKVERGHHVLDIGFGWGSLAIQVVKQTGCKYTGVTLSEEQLKYAQGKAREAGLEDHITFLLCDYRHIPPYKYDAIISICMIEHVGHECMDEFFACCESYLAEDGIMALQFISAPEERYEQYRKRPDFLTEYIFPGGCLPSLARVVSAMSTSSRFSIEHVENIGPNYYPTLMCWMDNFTANKDKMLALGFDEKFICIWEYYLIFSAACMKSRTLGVYQVVFSRPANRRLGQPLAKA